GATCGAGGCGCGCGCGCTCGTCGCGCCGTCCGTGACGGCGGCGCATCACACGCAGTGGGAACAGTTGCTGGCCGGCAGCCGGCCGGTGTCCGCCGTCCGCTTCGAGCAATGGCCGCCCGCCGGCACCACCCCCACCGGCGGCTGGCTCGCCGGCAACTGGACGCAGAGCGCGCCCTACAACGCCCTCTGCCCCCTGGACGTGGCCCACGGCAGCGCGCGCAGCCTCGCGGGGTGCCCGTCGGTCGCGATGGCGATGATCCTCGACCACCGCCGCACCCTTGTAGGCACGAAGCTCGACGGCGGCGACCGCTACTGGCACGCCTACGCCGGCAACTACTTCTGGGTGCCCGACGCCGCGGCGCAGTACGGCTTCCCCGATTTCGACACGCTCAACAACCACCTCGAGACCGTGACGGGGCATTGGAGCGCCGGCACGCCGCTGACCAACACCGACAAGGCGGCGCTCGTGTTCGCGTGCGGGGTCGCCGCCCGGCAGGTCTACAGCGCCGCCGGCTCGGGGACCTTCGGCGTCGACCAGGCCTTCGACGCGTACGTGCGCTTCGGCTACGGCTGCCGGCTGCTGACCGACGCGGATCCGGATCTCTACACCGCCCTGTCCGCGAACATGCGGCTGGCCCGGCCCGCGCATCTGGCCGTGGTCGATCCCGCCTGGAGCATGGGGCACAACCTGGTCGTCGACGGCTGGAACTCCGACGACTACTTCCACCTGAACTTCGGCTGGGGCGGCGCCTACAACGGCTGGTACCTGCTGCCGCAGGAGATCCCCTACGGACTGACGGTCGTCGAAGGCGCGATCGTCGACATCTTCCCGGCGGTGACCGCGGTCGGCGACGACGTGCCGGTCGCGGGGTCCGCCGGAGCGCTCGGGGCCGCGCCGAATCCGTTCAATCCGCGCACGGCGCTGAGCTTCGTGCTGCCT
This genomic interval from bacterium contains the following:
- a CDS encoding C10 family peptidase, whose translation is MASLIAVAALVAVIQTATPAAATPVEAAAARMVAEAWLAPAATGGAAIAWQEEIVAGGRVVAHVFGFEPAGYVVVSADTDLPPVVAHATVAACPHEGLADSPLARLVAADLASRIEARALVAPSVTAAHHTQWEQLLAGSRPVSAVRFEQWPPAGTTPTGGWLAGNWTQSAPYNALCPLDVAHGSARSLAGCPSVAMAMILDHRRTLVGTKLDGGDRYWHAYAGNYFWVPDAAAQYGFPDFDTLNNHLETVTGHWSAGTPLTNTDKAALVFACGVAARQVYSAAGSGTFGVDQAFDAYVRFGYGCRLLTDADPDLYTALSANMRLARPAHLAVVDPAWSMGHNLVVDGWNSDDYFHLNFGWGGAYNGWYLLPQEIPYGLTVVEGAIVDIFPAVTAVGDDVPVAGSAGALGAAPNPFNPRTALSFVLPVTGQVRLAVFDAAGRLVRVLVNGQLPAGPCSVVWDGRDRAGREVGSGGYLARLEHGGGGGVVKLQVVR